DNA sequence from the Oscillatoria nigro-viridis PCC 7112 genome:
CCTCTTTCCAGATACTGCCTGCTGCTTTAACTAACTCTTCTGGCGATTTACCATCAAGTGACTCCTGTTTCTCGACTTTCTCTGTCTCTTTTTCAGGGTTAATAGAGTTTTTTTCTGCTTTCTTTGCTCCTGACGCCTCTTCTAGGGGACTGGCAACGTAAGCATAATCCCAAGTTTCCTTGTTATCAGCCACTGTAATTGACTTGAAAACAGGGTTTTCTGCTTTGACTTTCGCCGCAACTTTCTGGGCATCTTCTTTGGCGATCGCATCATTTTTCAGATAGCGAGCTTGCTCTTGGTGAAGCTGCTCCAACCCTACCGTAACCTTTCTGTCGTGTTCTAAATCGGAAGTTTCAGAAACTTGAGAGTCTCGATCGTCCTTACTGTCAAGGATACTCTTATCCTTATTGCCCTTGACCTTCTCTTTCAGAAATACATCCTTAGCCTTCAGCAGCACCCCATCAATAGCCCCATCAACCCTAACGCGCACCTTCTTGACAATTTCCTGCACCTTAGTGGCCAAACCGTTAATTCCCAACAGCGAAGCCATAAAACCGATCGCTACCGGTATGCTGCGCGCCAGGGCATTCTCTACCATTGATGCCGCACCGCCGACGGAACCCGATGCCACAGCCGCCACTGCCCCGGTTGCCGCTTGTGCCAGCTCTACCACCGAGCTGGCTCTTTGGGTAAAGAATGTCACGATGTCGTAAATAGCGAATGCTGCTTTCACCAAACCCGAAGCTGGATTTAGCAAACTCATCATCCATTTGATACCGGCTTGGATTACTTGGGTGGCGATGGTATTTTTGATTTGGTCGATCGTCGTTTCCTTGAGGTCGTCGAACCGAGCTGCTGCTTGTTCCCACAGTCCCATCGGTCCTTTAGCCAGCATCTGGAAGATTTCTGAGCTCTTCTCCATCCGGGCAACCGTTCGTTCCCCGAATTGCTTGACTGCTTTTGTGCGAATGTAATCCCAGGTTACTCCCAGCACTTGAGTTACCATGCTGAACGCACCCTTGAGGCTGAACACATCCTCCGGTATCTGAATGCCCATCGGCCCGAGGGTTCCTGTCAGCCAGCCCATCAAGCCTGTTTGCAAGTGGGTGTTGACGTTGGCGTAAAAGTTGCCGAATCCTTGCCTCAAACCCGCGACTAAATTGCCCAGGAAGCCTACTGGATCTTTGACGATCGACCAAATTACGCCCCCCGCACCGGATAATACTGACTGCAGCTTGCCTGCAATTGCTTTGACCTGACCTAACTGCTCGAACATCCCAAAACCGTTTTGCTTCTCTGGTGCGTTGGCGTTTTCGGCTTTTTCCGGTTGGGGTGCTGCTGGTGGGGTGGTTTTTTGTTCCGGTTGGGAAGGGGTGGTTTTCTCGCTCTCAGGCGGTGATTTTTCTGGTTCCGGGAGCGTTTTGGTGGGAGTATCGAGAGAGGGTGGTGCGATCGAGTTGCCCTGGAACGTTTCTTTGTTCGATCTCAGACTGACTGTTGGCGAAGCTGATAGCTGTTTGCCCCCTGTTTGCTGGATGGTGTGAGTCAGTTCGTGGGCCGTCAATTCATTGCTGCCCGGAGATTTTCCAGCCCCGTAGTAAATATCGCTGCCACGAGCAAATGCCTGAGCTCCCAACTCTTTGTTCATTTGCACGGCATTCGAGTCGGAGTGTACTTTAACGTTGCTGAAATCTGCCCCAAACCGCGGCTCCATAAAACCGCGCACTTCTTGGGGTAAAGGGCTGCCTCCACCCTGCGAATCAGCGAGGCGGCTTTCGATGCTCTTGCTTGCTTGAATGCTGCCGTCGGCTGCTTGTCGCGTCCCCGACTTCATCTGGATTTCTGCTTCCTCTCCAGTCGCCGAGCGTTGCACCGCAGGAGCGTGCGAATTTGTTGGAGAATTTGGCTCGCTTCCGTTTGAGAGGGGATTTTGGCGTTGAATCGATTCTTGTACGGCGGACTCTGGCATTGCCATGACTTTCGCTGCCATGCTGTCGGCTTCTTGTTCGTAGGGATCTCCCGGCTTAGAGACCTCCACAAAAAGAATGATCCAATAGCTATGTGGGTTTAGCGAAAATTTCTACAAACCATTTGTGAAGATTGGGGAGACGATGAATCTGGGTTTCAATTTCTGCCATAGCTAACTCCGAAAGTTTAACTCCTGTGGAGTAAATTGTTTCTACCAATGTCACCACTGGATTTTTATCCTTAAATGTGAGAGTTTTGGCGAAATTTACAACAGTCTCAACAGTGTCAAGTAAACTACCATTCCAATGCTTTTCTAACCAACCAAAACAACGTTCTATTGGGTTATATTTACTATGATAGGGCGGATAATAAGCTAATTGTAACGTCAGTTGAGATTGTTGGGAAAAATCTAAAATTCGTTTCATAAACTGAGTACGACGAGAATGATTTTCCGGTCCATTATCCTGATTGATGACCAATTTTTGAATGTGACTAAAACGGTGTTTAACAGTTTGCCACCAACTTTCAAGTAAGTCAACTATACAATCAGCCGTCAACTTAGAAGTAACGAAGAATAAAAATAGCTCATTGTACTCAGGCAGAAAAATACCATAGGGAATCACACTTGATTGAGTCGAAAAATCGTGGTCAACTGCAATAGTTGGCGTCCGATTTTTACCACCTCTATCAAATTCTCCAATCTTGACGGAAGCTTTGGCATCAATGGAAATTCGGAGAGTATTTGGGTTATTATCGGCTGCTGTATTGACTTGTTCAAGTTGTTCAAAAATGGCTGAGGTCTCGGGGATTTTTTGACTGGTTTAGTTTTCAAAACTCGTTTTAAGGTATAACCCAAATCATTCAATCTTCTTCTAATTGTTTCGGCGCTCGGTAGTTCTTCATCACTATAACCAAATTGTTTAATTAATTGACGACGGACTTCATTGGCAGTCATGCGCGTATATAGCATTTATCAGAAAGATGAGGTATGATATAACTGACTTGAACGGAGTGAAAAATATAGAACCCCAAAATGTTATGCAGCTCTAATTAAATGGAGCGCGAGCGAACAATCGCTCGACCCACAGCAGTCACTCGAATGACAAATATCAAGGATTTTAGTAAGTATCACACATTAGTAAAAATGAAAACTTATTCGATTGATTTTAGACAAAAAATTATGGATGTGTACCATAATGAACCGCTGTCACAAAGAGCAATAGCTAACCGTTTTTGTGTGGCCCTAAGTTTCGTCCAAAAATTGGTTAAGCAGTATCGTGAGACCCAAAACATTGCTCCTCGAACTGAGCGATGCGGAGTCAAATTGAAACTCAATGCAGAACAACTACTGATTTTAGCCGAATTGATTGAAGAAAATAATGATGCAACTCTCGAAGAACTCCGTTATTTACTGTACCAGAAAATTGGTTTTACCATCAGCGTGGCAACGATGGGAAGAATGGCAAAACTCTTAAACATGACTTTTAAAAAAAAACTCTCTTTCCGAGCGCGAAAGGCACTGACCGAGTTCAGGGTCTGCGATATGAGTTCTGGCAAAAAGTCCGAGAAGTTTGTTTTAAAGACTTAATATTCATTGATGAATCAGGAGTCAACTTAGCAATGGTTAGGTTATATGCTCGTTCTCTAAAAGGTTCAAGGGCTCGGGGACAAAAACCAAATAAACGGGGGAAAAATGTCTCAATAATTGGAGCTATATCAGTCAATGAAGTCCTAACATCAGTCAACTTAATAGGTACAACTGATACAATTACATTTGAGGCTTTTATCATCCGAAAGCTCGTACCAAAACTCTGGAAAGGTGCTTGTGTAGTGATGGACAATTGTACTATTCACACAAGCGAAGAAATAGAAAAAGCCATCAAAAGTCAAGGGGCAAAAATAATATACTTATCACCATATTCGCCCGACTTCTCACCAATTGAACATTTATGGTCAAAACTCAAAAACATTCTCCGTTCTATCAAGACGACTAATTACCGAGAATTAGCAAAAGCGATAGAGTTTGCCTTCAATCAAGTTACATTATCCGATATGAGGAATTGGTTTACTCACTGCTGTTATTGTACCTCATCTTTATGAGAAACGCTATATAATCGTGTACTCTTAAAGCTAGGATCAGTTTGACTGTGTGGGTCTACTAACGATGTAATATCTTTCAATAAGTTGGGTAATTTTGTTTCAACCCGCTTTCGTCCACTGCGCTTGAAACCATCGACAATTGGCTCACCACTTTTCAATTCTTTCATCCCTTTACGGATGGTCCGTCTATTCCATCCTAACTCCCGTTCTACTAACGTTTGTCCACCTATTCCTAAATCTTTGACTACCGATGCCATGAATTGTCGTCTGTCTGTCCCCTTGAGTTTTTTAGCTGTTTCGATGTAAAGAGATTTGGCGTGTTCGGTCAGTTTCATGATAGATTTTAGAGACATAAGATAGGCTGCACACTGAAATTATATTTTGACTATTATAGGATCAATCATTCTGTGGCGTTCTCTTACCGACTGTCAGTTTTGTTTGTACCTGTTCTTCTGAGTCCGATTCTGGCTGTTCTAGAGCTTCGAGTTGAACGGACGAAGCATTTTGGTCCGAGCGAGCTGGGGCAGAGTCTGCCGCCTTTGTTTGTACCTGTTCCTCTGCTTCCGATTCTGGCTGTTCTAGCGATTCGAGTTGAACGGACGAAGCATTTTGGTCCGAGCGAGCTGGGGCGGAGTTTTCCGCCTCTTTGCGCTCAAAGCCTTGCATGGTTCTCATGACCAAATCGCTTTGCAGCCACTGTGCCGTTGTCATAGGACTGAGCTTTGCGGAAATTTCAGGCACGCGCGAAGCTGAAGGCTCCTTTAATTTCCGTTCGATCGAGACAGCGCTGTTTTCTCTGGAAGCTGGAGTCGATGAGGCGGATTTCTGTACTCGATCGAAGCTCATATCTGCTCCTGACAAAGGTATTGCAGTTAGATTCGATTAGTATAATACTTGAGATTTAGCTTTTTGCTGCGATCGGTTAACAAAACTTCAGAGAAAATTGAGTCGCAACCTACCCCCCACATCATGCCATGAACGCCAACACGATCGATAACTGGTCATCTGGTAACTATCGCTACCTGATAGCGTCGGCTGCTGGAGTACGCTTAGTATTAGAAAATTTTGTTGCACGACGGCAAGATGAGTCGCGATCGAGCGAAGAAGCCGCCATTCAAGCAGCAATTGAGGTCGCCGAAACCCTGCTTCCGAAACCATCAGCCCTGCAACAGCTCTGTCGCGAATTTAAACTATCAGATTTTGAGCGTAATGTGTTGCTGCTATGCGTTGCTACAGAGTTAGATCCTTGTTTTGCCGATTTGTGCGCCCAAGCTCAGGAATCTGCGGCACTGAGTTACCCTACATTTAATCTGGCAATGTCAGCTTTGAGTATGCCTCATTGGGATGCTATTTCTCCAGATAGTCCGTTACGCTACTGGCAGTTAATTGAAGTAGTGCGCCATCGAGAAACTCTCAGCAGCAGCCAGTTGCAAATTAACGAGCGAATTTTGCACTATTTAATGGGAGTAGATTGTTTGGATGCAGCATTTAAAGGTATTATCGAACCAGTGTCTATTAGTAGTGGAAAAATGGTGCGATCGCCCAGCCTGTCGTTAACTCAATCGCACTTCACGCTAGCATCCCAAATAGCAGGAATTTGGACGGAGAACAGAGTCCGCCAGTCAAGCAATTTTGCTTTTGACTCATTACCAATTACCGCTCGCCCGCTACCGATCGTACAATTATGCGGCAGTGAAGTAGCATCTAAAACCGAAATTGCGCTCGCTGCCTGTGAACTAGCCAATCTGAAATTAGCAGCCGTATCTACCGCTGTAATTCCGACCGTTACCGCCGAATTGAACGAGTTAATATTACTGTGGCAGAGAGAAGCGAAGCTGAATCAATATGCTTTGCTATTAGACTGCGATGAAATGGAACTCCAAGACGCAGCTAAAGAAAATGCTATCGCTCAATTTATTGCCAAGATTTCCAGTCCGTTAATTATCGCAACGCTCGATCGGCGCAGAGCCTCAAGAAATCCTTTCATTACTTTTGATGTCAATCCTCCCACAAAACAAGAACAACTAGAAATCTGGCAAAATGCTTTGGGAAAAATCGCTCCAATTCTCAACGGACAAGTAGAATTATTAGTAGAACAATTCAACCTCAATGCTCCAACAATTTATGCTGTTTGTGATGAAGCGATCGGTTTTACTTCAGAAATAGTCGGAACGGATTTTACAGATAAGTTGGCCCCACAGGAAACAATTAAGATCGATCGGTCTGCCGCCATCCAAAATCGATTGTGGGACACCTGTCGCGCTCAATCCCGTCCACAATTAGATGACTTAGCGCAACGCATTTTACCCGCTGCAAGTTGGGACGATTTAGTATTACCAGCAACAGCGCACAATACCTTGCAAGAAATTGCCGCTCACGTCAGACAGCGCACCAAAGTTTACGGACAATGGGGATTTGCTAGTAAAGGAGGGCGGGGTTTGGGAATTAGCGCTTTATTTGCCGGAATGTCTGGCACTGGAAAAACGATGTCAGCAGAGGTATTAGCAACAGAATTGCAACTGGATCTTTACCGGATTGACTTAAGTTCTGTAGTTAGCAAATATATCGGCGAAACTGAGAAGAATTTGCGCCGGGTTTTCGATGCTGCTGAAGGTGGAGCGACAATTTTGTTATTTGACGAAGCTGACGCGATTTTTGGCAAACGTTCGGATGTTAAAGACAGTCACGATCGCTATGCTAATATGGAAGTTAGCTATCTGTTGCAGCGGATGGAATCCTACCAAGGTTTAGCTATTTTAACGACAAATTTAAAAGATTCTTTAGATACAGCTTTTCTGCGCCGCATTAGATTTGTAGTGAAGTATGCTTTTCCAGATACTAAGGAGCGGGCTGAAATTTGGCGACGAGTTTTCCCGAAAAATACGCCGACAGAGAGTTTAGATTTTGCCAGATTAGGACGGTTAAATGTAGCAGGTGGAAATATTCGCAATATTGCCTTGAATGCAGCTTTTATGGCTGCTGAGGCTGGGGAAGCGGTGATGATGAAACATTTATTAACAGCAACTAAGGCTGAGTATATTAAGTTGGAGAGAACTTTAACCGATGAGGAAATTAAAGGTTGGGTGTAACTGAGACCTTGCAGCAATTCCAGAAACCGGGTTTTTGGCTCATACTCTGCATAAAAGCGACTATTTTTCGTCAAAAACCCGGTTTCTTGCGAGCTTATTGAGAATGATGCAAGATGTCAGGTGTAATTAAGTTACTCTACTCGATCGGTAAGCAAAATCAAATAGTCTGCCAAATTTTCAGGTGCGGCATCTGTGAGAGCTGTCTGGAGCAATTTTCTAGACACACGCCCATTTACAGATAGAAGGAATGGACGCAGGTCTTGTTGCTGGCGAACTATTTTTCCGATTAGTAATACAGCTATTTCAGGAGTCTTAATGACTATATCGCCAGCCTTCTCAAACAACCAATCCCGGTCAGTGAGAAACAGTGCAATAATTGTTGACTCGCCACAGCCAGGACGGAGTGCTTCTCGTCTTAAAGTCTCACGGGCTAAAACATCACCAGTTTTCGCTCGCTCTGCCAATGCGCGAGCAAGTTGGAACTGTAGATCCCCTGAAAGCTCTTGTGGATCTGCTTCTACTCCAATAAACAATGGCGATCGCAATTCAAATGCTTCTGACAAAATATTACCGTCCGGTACGTCAGGGCGTTGCTGAAAAAATTGGATAGCGCCACTGCGAACTCGAACATCCTCATCCATAACAAGAGCTGCAATTAACTCCGCCAGCTTGGCTTGGTTTTGTGCAGGTTCAATATCGTCAAAAGCTCTCGCTAACTGAGCAGCTCCAGTATCTACTCCAAAAAGACCGGGTTGCTCTGAGTGGAAGATGATACAAAGCTCATCTTTTGAAGGAACTCCTTGACTCCACTCAAGAGTGTCAGGTGAAATAGAGTGCAAATTTAGTGTTGCTGGGGGCGGATTTGAGTTCAAAGCTTTCCTCCAGGTAATAGCGCCTCCCTGCTGGTACAAATAATCCCGCAGCCCGTCCAAACCAAAGACAAAATTTGGAAACTCAGTGTTCTCAATCAGCGTGCGGAGCTGCCAATTCCGATCCGGCAGAATGCGTATAGATAGTTGAAAGTGAGGAGCTTCACCGAGGGCGACTCTAGCACGCCGAATAAATTCCTGCTGAATTCTCTCTGAGTTCCCAACAGCACTTGCAAATTCAGATACCGTGAGTGCGTTAGTTTCATGACGAGGATCGTAATAGCCACTTTCAGCCGACAGATCGAGCTTGTCAATACCAACAGGAAATCGGTTAGAAAAGGCAGATAGAATAGGAATGTCTTCATTAAGCTCGACTCTAATTAACCAGCCAATCGGCCAGCGATCCTTCCACTCAAGCTCATCAGGATAATCGGAATAGAAATTACTGCGAAAAGGAACAATACTCCATTGAGTTGGCAGGAGGTTGATTCCCAAAGCGCGAAGGCAATGGGAAATCCAATCTATTGTTCCGTCTTTCAAAATGCCAACCTCTGTTGGTGTTACATCGAATTCCAAGACACGTGGTGCGATCGCGTAGGGATTCCATAAATTAAATGCGTCCATGCCTGTCTCCTATGGGTTATCATCTGGTCCTCTAAAATTAGGGCCAACTTCGGGGTTGTATGCTGGTGCGTTACGCGAGCCATCACTGCTGTTATTTTTGTGTGCAACCAACCTCATGTTGCTGGTTTCATTATAGAAATCGGCTCGCTTATCTTGTTTTTGGTTATGCCCTCCATTATCCGTGTTCCAGTGTCTTGATACTCCTGGACTTATATGATCTATTGTTACATTTGTTGCCAAATTTGAGACATTAATTGGTTCAAACTTTCCGGTCATTTCATCTTTAAAATGACCGGAAGGTGCACCTATTTTTAGGGTAGCTAATCGTGTCTTCTTCCATTGCTCCACGTTAGACC
Encoded proteins:
- a CDS encoding eCIS core domain-containing protein, with translation MEVSKPGDPYEQEADSMAAKVMAMPESAVQESIQRQNPLSNGSEPNSPTNSHAPAVQRSATGEEAEIQMKSGTRQAADGSIQASKSIESRLADSQGGGSPLPQEVRGFMEPRFGADFSNVKVHSDSNAVQMNKELGAQAFARGSDIYYGAGKSPGSNELTAHELTHTIQQTGGKQLSASPTVSLRSNKETFQGNSIAPPSLDTPTKTLPEPEKSPPESEKTTPSQPEQKTTPPAAPQPEKAENANAPEKQNGFGMFEQLGQVKAIAGKLQSVLSGAGGVIWSIVKDPVGFLGNLVAGLRQGFGNFYANVNTHLQTGLMGWLTGTLGPMGIQIPEDVFSLKGAFSMVTQVLGVTWDYIRTKAVKQFGERTVARMEKSSEIFQMLAKGPMGLWEQAAARFDDLKETTIDQIKNTIATQVIQAGIKWMMSLLNPASGLVKAAFAIYDIVTFFTQRASSVVELAQAATGAVAAVASGSVGGAASMVENALARSIPVAIGFMASLLGINGLATKVQEIVKKVRVRVDGAIDGVLLKAKDVFLKEKVKGNKDKSILDSKDDRDSQVSETSDLEHDRKVTVGLEQLHQEQARYLKNDAIAKEDAQKVAAKVKAENPVFKSITVADNKETWDYAYVASPLEEASGAKKAEKNSINPEKETEKVEKQESLDGKSPEELVKAAGSIWKEVKKRYLKDTTTMKRITDYRKQEVARITALVKQNLNADFNSLIAGSDELTSDYDVTFDAGKNSTVEIQAVKEFNRLFRLEWGKESGTVFDTNVYTTGHMPPGVGELKIKELNQLKKQLENAPPGQKRALILQIAQKKSQIRREARKLQKDNQSETQEQLTKGSEKAYVATLDVMSLIKIRRFMTDQEWHDYTKYMLNLFDDKKDVAVKVETKRRLREANQIYKDAQRKLDSRILVNNNEEVEIIGEGFNKQVKGFDRRSKGKIPAQQLEYLEKRVQEIKDKNLDAEMQANNRLYEDYLDEVEKILTEIEKTKRQWNNTEDEKTKLNQLTLNLQKMRSIALVFANEAYHTGGAVEAVVLNQQLDLKLPLRIERYLESINENTGFFVEQIEHNEDLGTAFWKSGKYLERICYGASKIKLKDFNPPSKNTSMLKMSLTLMDIKKEKNDYKGKYKENEQKSIAQQKSEDAVTVAAKEGYTSKESLRKEVLELNLTINAEVRKRMRNKYTGY
- a CDS encoding ATP-binding protein, translated to MNANTIDNWSSGNYRYLIASAAGVRLVLENFVARRQDESRSSEEAAIQAAIEVAETLLPKPSALQQLCREFKLSDFERNVLLLCVATELDPCFADLCAQAQESAALSYPTFNLAMSALSMPHWDAISPDSPLRYWQLIEVVRHRETLSSSQLQINERILHYLMGVDCLDAAFKGIIEPVSISSGKMVRSPSLSLTQSHFTLASQIAGIWTENRVRQSSNFAFDSLPITARPLPIVQLCGSEVASKTEIALAACELANLKLAAVSTAVIPTVTAELNELILLWQREAKLNQYALLLDCDEMELQDAAKENAIAQFIAKISSPLIIATLDRRRASRNPFITFDVNPPTKQEQLEIWQNALGKIAPILNGQVELLVEQFNLNAPTIYAVCDEAIGFTSEIVGTDFTDKLAPQETIKIDRSAAIQNRLWDTCRAQSRPQLDDLAQRILPAASWDDLVLPATAHNTLQEIAAHVRQRTKVYGQWGFASKGGRGLGISALFAGMSGTGKTMSAEVLATELQLDLYRIDLSSVVSKYIGETEKNLRRVFDAAEGGATILLFDEADAIFGKRSDVKDSHDRYANMEVSYLLQRMESYQGLAILTTNLKDSLDTAFLRRIRFVVKYAFPDTKERAEIWRRVFPKNTPTESLDFARLGRLNVAGGNIRNIALNAAFMAAEAGEAVMMKHLLTATKAEYIKLERTLTDEEIKGWV
- a CDS encoding IS630 family transposase (programmed frameshift); translation: MKTYSIDFRQKIMDVYHNEPLSQRAIANRFCVALSFVQKLVKQYRETQNIAPRTERCGVKLKLNAEQLLILAELIEENNDATLEELRYLLYQKIGFTISVATMGRMAKLLNMTFKKKTLFPSAKGTDRVQGLRYEFWQKVREVCFKDLIFIDESGVNLAMVRLYARSLKGSRARGQKPNKRGKNVSIIGAISVNEVLTSVNLIGTTDTITFEAFIIRKLVPKLWKGACVVMDNCTIHTSEEIEKAIKSQGAKIIYLSPYSPDFSPIEHLWSKLKNILRSIKTTNYRELAKAIEFAFNQVTLSDMRNWFTHCCYCTSSL